Below is a window of Neospora caninum Liverpool complete genome, chromosome Ib DNA.
cctctctgcctgcacGGCGTGTCTCTGACTGTCTCTCTAgcggtctctctttctgtgtttgcATCGCCTCTCGGCTCGATTCGCAGACGATAGCAGCAAGTACGAGGCGCTGTGTTCAGCTGCGGCTGATGGCGAGGTGTTTGAGGCGTTTCGACAGCTTCTGGAAGTGCCCAACCTCGATGCCTATACAGCCGATAGAgcggcctttctcctctcagGTCTCATGTGGTGAGAGCAGACACAGAAGCCGGGGGCGGCACCCGTGAGgcgggaagcagaggaagtgGGAGATTCTCTTCCCTGTTGCTTACTTGCGCGttcgtcgcttcttttcgGTGCGTGAAAAGACAGCCGGCTCGTtcaccctttctctcctgttctttttttcttcgggGGCGCGGCGCTGAACGTCCTGGCCGAGTTTTCAGTGCGCGGAAACGTTCTCTGGGCTGCGTGTTCCGCGCCTGTAtgcgccgcgtctcctggtCCGTCTCTCGGTTCGTTCCTGGTTGCAGCCGAGCCCGTTCAGGTTCCTTCACGGACACTCAAGTGGAATATCTGATTCAAGGTCTTCTCCACGGTCGGGCAGCGAACAAGTTCCTCCTCAGCGAAGCCGGCCGCCTCGATGCCTTCGTCAATCTCCTCAAAATCGGTGAGCTTGGCGTCAAAGGCAACCGAAACCAGTCACAAAGACGCGGCAGCAAACTGCGAATCGCACGCACCTGCCGATATATGTAATATTTGTATTGTGTCTGTTTGGGTTTATAGCAGGTAGGTGTAAGTGGGGGACGTTCGGCAAGCGGTGAGCAAGAGGAAGGTTTGCGGTCGGCGGTTGGTGTGTCTCAGAACAGGCATGGCgtggtgcatgcaggtgtCGTGAGGCAGCCCTCAAGAGGGCggcgagcgcatgcagagagcaaCAGGAGCCCAACGTACTCAGATTTACCGCGAACATGGCCAGAGAGGCagggcggagaggaagcggaaagcgGCGCGGGGCACACAGGCAGGATcgacgagaaacgagggCGAAAAACGACCCTACAGGAGCAGACGatcgagaggcaggcgatCGAGAGGCTAACGTGTCTCTGGGTTTTGTgttttgcctgtctctcgctctttgcaGATCGCTACCGTCCGATGATTTGGGCCAGTCGCGGCTTTCCTGAGCTGTAAGGAGTCTCGCCCCTCGGCTTTTTTTGTCGTTAGTCGGGCTTGTCGTCGCTTTGGCGATGTCTCTCGATCGCGCCTTCCGGGCAAAAAGGCGCTTCCCCGCGCACTCGTgactctcctctcttccgcagtGCTTCTCCCTGCGTTCTCTTGCAGAGTGCTGAAGAATCTGTCGCTGACGCTTCCCGCCAGCGTTCTATACAAGGCGATGTTCTGCGTCTGGCTGCTCACTTTCCACGACACGTTTTTGCCCCAGCTGAACGAGAAGGGAATCGTTCTCGCCGTGTGTGTGGTATTGAAGGAGTCGCGCGTGGAGAAGGTGAGAGTTTTACCATAACGCGTCACACGAGGGATTCGAACGGTCGCTGCAGTCCGTTAGCCGCTTGTCGGCGCGGGATACTTGAGTTAGGTCATGTGGTGAAGAGTGAAactgtgtctccgttccagCGCATTGAGATTCGTTGCGGTTGTGGACGCGAAGGGCCGCGCACGACCGAGCGGAATGCGCGGACTGTAAAATTACAGCAATGCGTTGCCAGCGAAGCTGTGTAGCCTTTCTGCGCTTCGACGCACCACGGCTGTCGAAATATGTCGTACAACGGGACTTGTATGTAGTTCGGGGAGATTTCGAGCAAAGAGCAAAGAAGCCTCGGAAATGCGGGCACAAGCAGTCGCCCAGAAGCACAGACCCAGAGGGGCGAgttggtgcatgcatgcatgcgagagaaacgcgcaaaaaACTGAAGATGTGCactgaagacagagagggagaagaagcgcaaggagagaggacgtgaagagcagagcgagaggaaacgaagcagaAATGAAAACGCTAGATTGTTAAGCGTTTTGGGTGTCGGGCTGCGTCTGGGTGGGTGGACTCGCCAGTGTGAAGCGTCGGTTGTGGTCAAGTCTTGAAACAGACGGGAATTTGAAGAAAggcttttgtctctcgcgtggAGCACAGGCTCGGTTCTCTGGGTTTGCGCGTGTTGAAGCGCGtgcaaaaacacacacgtTTACAAGAAACGCTCCTACACACGTTTTTTCAAGTCTGTCTTGAATTTCCTTCAACTTTCCATCTTTGGCAGGTGATTCGTGTCGGTCTGGGCGTGCTCCACAACTTGCTCAAGTGTGACGCCTCGGTAGAAACGATCATTGAGCAAAACGTCGCACAGGTGAGAGACACTCGTAACGTGATacgaaaggcgaaaaagggaggaaaggatTCCGTTTCGAAGCGCGCTTCCAAGTTGTGCGGtcgggaggagagaggaaaggtgTGCGGTGAGGTGAACGAATCGCTTTTGATAACGACAACCGGTGAAAGCGCTGTGGATTTCGATAAACGAAGCTACAAACGAGCCGCACAAAATGGCACAAGACACAagctttctcttccttcacaTGTCGCCTGTGAATGACGGGGGGGTATTGGGgtgtcttcgtttcttcgaaATCAACATGTGCTCCACTCCGACTCATGCCTCGTGTAGAAGCGTAAAACACGTACTGGcgcgcatgtgcatgcatacatcgCACACTGCCTAGAGAATTCGCATTTATCTTTACCtttatataaatatatatatacatatatatatgtatatatacatatttatatgcatatgcatgcacgacgATGGGTGTGCGCGTCGGCTCAGGTGCTGGCTCTCTTGGAGTTTGAGAAGTGGCGGGATGGAGACATGTACGACGACATCAGAATCGCGGCCTCGCATCTGGAACAGAAAACTCGACAGTTCAACAATTTCGATCGCTACTGCCACGAGCTCGACAAAGGCAAACTCACGTGGTCTGTCATTCACTCAGGTACGCGCAACTTTCGGGTTTTTGTCTAGGCGCACATGCATGGATATACAATGCATATACGTGTGAAATACGCAGACAatatgtgtacatgtataGCGTGTATATCTAGGCGCGTAAACGTACAAGTGAGGCGCTTCGAAGCGAACGTGAAGACCGCTATAATACTGAAATCCAGCACTTTTTTTAGCTGTCTTCAGCAGTCCAGTGGGTGTACCCGAGTGGATGTCTTCATATTCATTCCTATATgtaatgcatatatacaggtGTGTAGAAAAAAGGATTGTCATATctagctgcatgcacacagatattatttatatatatatatatatatatatatatatatattgattTGAACGATTTGGATGTAGATGCTCTTCTGTGGAGGTTGCGGTCGCGGCTcgttttctttgtttcgcgTGAATGAGCCGGATGTGAGTTTTTGCGTCGCACACTCTCACGcgttccgtgtctccgcttgGAGAGCGCGATAGGTTTCCGGGAAGGAagtcgcttttttcttcagaaaaattctggagagagaacgtcATGGCTTTCGAGAACGACGAGTTCCGAGCAGTCAAGAAGCTGGTGAAACTTCTCGACACATCAACTGACAAAACCaccctcgccgtcgcgtgcTACGACCTCGGCGAGTTCGCCCGGCTCCACCCCGCAGGAAAAAAGTAAAAACGTTCAAAAAATCAaattccatatatatatgtacacaaTATGTATACAATATATGAAGATATATAcctgtgcatatatatgtatatgtgtgtatttACTGTGTATATCAGGggtttgcgtctttttttccatAGTGCTTTGTTGATGGCGGGGTGTAGCAAgggggagaaacgggaagcaCTTTGTCcagttgtgtgtgtgtgtgtgtgtgtgtcacaTCCGTATCCGAGatgttttgtctcctttcaaGGAACTGGAAAAGAAATCAAAGGAGTGGAATTCGCTCATCTCATGAAAAGAGGCAAATGCAGGCTCTACCGGTCACctgcatatatagatatactTACACGTAGTagacatgtgtgtgtatgttgGTGTTCGTAGAGATATTTGGACGCCGGGACAGTGGGAGTGTAGTTTTGTAACTTTGTCAGTTTTGGATTTTTAATTGCGTTTTTGTCTGTGCCGGTGTCTTTTGGGGTTTCAGAGTTTGTCAGCAGCTGAAGGTGAAAGACCGCGTGATGTTGATGATCAGCGACAAGGACCGTGAAGtcgcgggcgaggcgcttcTCTGCATTCAGAAGTTGATGCTGAACAACTGGCAAGACGTGGCAGAACTCAAGAAATAAACGCTGCGGAAGTGggcaaagaaaaaaggcgccGACTGTCTACGCCGACAGAGAGCGGTGTCTAGACAGAACAGGTTTCAAGAGAACGCACAGAAGAGCTCGGCGGCAGACGCGAGGATAGagccgcgaagagaaggatgaagcagcgaagcagtcgtcgcctttttcccctgTGCGGCGTGGCAGTCGTCTTGCGCTTCCGGCGATTTTTGTCAATTAGTGCAGTTTTTCGCGCCGTCCCGTGATGTGTCATTGGGGCTCATGCCGGCGCCGGTGACTCAGAGACTctcggcagcgagagacgctctCGCTGAGAAATGAGACTCGCAAGAGGCTTTTTTGTACCTCCAAAgtaaaacgaaaaagaaccATCGCCAACCCGTAGATACACTGttcgcgagaaggaaacgcgcgctgcctccgcggGTATCCGCTCCCGCGAACACccaaagaaagagaaaagggtgAGCGAAGAGAGATGAGACACAGCAGAGATAAGAGAAACttctgaagagagagagaagagacagcaaggagagacgagggagagaagacagaacagagagaTAAGGAACAGGtacgggagaaaaaaggacggggagaagagacaaaacgaaaACCCGCACgcgcagaggcaggcgaggaatGCGCTGGACGGATCGCCGCTTGCGCCGCGAGGTGCGTcacagagagcggagaaacgcCTCAAGGAAGGAAAGCTGGTTGTGTCctctcggctttctctcagacgagaacagaggcgagaaaggtgTCGTCCACGAAAACGTTCTCACTTGTTCGCACGTCAACCTGTCGCCGTCGCACACGTAAATCCAAGAGAGCGTGGCCAGTCGGATCGACTCTCTGGCGCACCGAAGAAGGGCGGCGTTTCCAAGCGCGTTTTTTCAACGTCCGTGCGTCATCTTTTCGACTCGTGTTCTGAGGAACACAGGCGCCgtggcgaggccgccgcagGATCCGAAACGCTCGAAACACACGTGTTTTGGTATCGGCGTCGATGGAAGGGGATTGGAAGGAGCGTCAACGCCGCCTTGCTGCTTTCGATTCGCCTACcggtctgcgtctctgccgcctcaaaacgcgagagggtACTTCTTGCCCTCtacctctctccgtcgctccacTCTGACGTGCGCTCGgtttcgtcctttttttctcgcctcctcaTCTTTTTTCCCCCTCGGCTCTGCACGATTTCTGAGCTGGAGGGCGTCGCCTCAGGTGCTGCGTTCGCCCGTGTCGAGAGTTTCCTGTTTAGGTTTTTCCTGTCGTTTCGTGCTCGCCAGTGCGTTCAGAGCCTTCTTGTTCGGACCGCTTCTCCGCTCCAGtcaggcgaggcggcgccgaagTCGATCGCGACGACGCACCAAGCATATCAAACGCGCCTGGAGCGCAGAAGCTGAACGTCGGCGGGTGCGTTCTCTCTGAGTTTTGCGCGTTTCGCCCGCGCTGCACGGTCAGCCCGtcggcctgcgtctcccgccgtGTCGACCGCATAGCCCttctggcttctctctcgcgcagagGCACAGCGGCGGCGTCGAAGTCCCCGCCATCCCGCGAgggtctcttctcgcccgcggTGCCTGTCGGAGTCCATTCGCGGGTTCTGCAGAGATCGatcgcgagaaggaaacgagacgtctcttctcgctcgcgtctgcgACGACGCCTCTCGGccgagggaaacggagacgcctgtCGCTCACCGAGCTTCCCACGGCCAGATCGCAGGCCGAACGCGGCCTCTTCCTGCTGACTGCTCGGCGAgatcttctctcccgcctctcgtcCGGCGGGGGTGGCCCTCGCCTGGTCCCtcgagaggaacagagacgaaaatCCGCGagtcgtctccgcgccggaaacgcttcccgcgtctccggacGCCTGGGTCTGCTCGCACTTCTCGCGAGCGTAGGTCACCACAccctgcatgcaggcgcccGACAGTCGAGAGAGCGGAGTGCGTTCAGACACAGGCGCTGGCGGTTGTGCgagtgggggggggggggggggatgcAACGGGGGCGCCACGGGCGGGACGCGTGTCGCGCACAGAAACCGCaggaaggaagcaaaagGGTGGCGCGTAAGGCGGTCGATGGAGCaacgaaacgagagagcCGGAAAAGCGGCAAGGAAGATAACAGAAAGGGCCCACAAAACGCGCCtcaacggagagacagcgcgggctcagcgagaaaaacgcatgcggcgAGATACTTTAGACAACGAGGAAGCTCGGCGAGGTGAGGTGGAAGAAGGTCCGTGGAAACACCACAGAAacaagcgaggaagagagtcggagcgcgacggcgagatGTGCAGATGGAGAGATGTGAAAGAGCtcccagagaagagacaaacagggCGGGTGTTTTGTGTGGGAGCACAGATCTGCGAGGGAGCAAAGAAGTCGCGTGGACGCTGCCGAAGCGGGGTTTTCCGAGGTCTTTGGAAGCGAAAGCGTTTCAAAGACGAAACCCTCAGACACACTGCATGCCCGTCACAGTGCCGCCTCCGTCGCACCTCGTGGTTCGGGCTCCGTCGATGGTCCAGCTGCGGCCGCATTTTAGAAAGCCCGCGTCTGGGGGCCCTCTACACAGCCGgtgcgcttctctttctgttttcccttcttctcccactTCTTTTTGTGCACGCCCGAGACGCCTGCTGCCTGCTGACGGTTTCGCCGGTGTGTGGCTGAAGTGTTTGTGGAGCGTGGGTGCCGGCCCTTTTCCTGTTCGGGCCTCTCGCTtcggcttcctcgtcttgcGCGTTCAACAGAACCGAGTTGCGCGAAAGCAACCGTTGCGTTGCTCTTTTCCGGCCTACCTGGAAATCGAGCCCGCTGATCCACTCGACGAACTGCAGAGGCACGCGGAAAGCTCGCATGTCTGACACTCTGTCGACTTTCTTGTTGGGGACGACGAAGGCTCCCAAGACAACCTCGGGGAGGCGCGACGTCCCCTGCGATGTTCGTCGCGGACCAGCGCCCAGAACAATTTTGAAAAGATGCGTCGGCACAGGAACCAAGTGCGCGCCGATCACTTCGTGCTCCACGTGCAAGGGAGGCACCGTCTTtccagaagaagcggaagagggcGGGGGCGTTTGACTGGTGTGTTGCTCGCGAACGGCCTCGCGGCACGCGCGGAAACTCCATTCGAGTCCATCGGTCTCCGGCGGGGAgatcgaggaagacgagtggaggggagacgaagcagaagaaaactcGAACGCTTGGAGGGAAGCcggcgaagccgccgacCCCGTGAGCGCCtcaacggagacaggaaggacATCTGGAGCGGAGGCGTAGGGCctgaaaggagacagggcgcaCGAGTCCACAAAAAAGACAGCCCTTCTCGGCCGCATTCAAAATGC
It encodes the following:
- a CDS encoding putative vacuolar ATP synthase subunit h, giving the protein MKMDKGGQAASADVKDAGKKAPPAMGSGYYSDHVDQNEQVRLLNRLANAEGSSQVKQDAVLANAPEWKTLEKAGVLPAGLSVVLSKISPLCLDEFSEMLAADPDLVRSLIGLVRLEGDLHTVQYVLTVLCEVVRDDSSKYEALCSAAADGEVFEAFRQLLEVPNLDAYTADRAAFLLSGLMCRARSGSFTDTQVEYLIQGLLHGRAANKFLLSEAGRLDAFVNLLKIDRYRPMIWASRGFPELVLKNLSLTLPASVLYKAMFCVWLLTFHDTFLPQLNEKGIVLAVCVVLKESRVEKVIRVGLGVLHNLLKCDASVETIIEQNVAQVLALLEFEKWRDGDMYDDIRIAASHLEQKTRQFNNFDRYCHELDKGKLTWSVIHSEKFWRENVMAFENDEFRAVKKLVKLLDTSTDKTTLAVACYDLGEFARLHPAGKKVCQQLKVKDRVMLMISDKDREVAGEALLCIQKLMLNNWQDVAELKK